The proteins below come from a single Mytilus edulis chromosome 5, xbMytEdul2.2, whole genome shotgun sequence genomic window:
- the LOC139523946 gene encoding uncharacterized protein produces MTETSHCANCMRFEKKSNAKKWCQNCSVKICLACARVHRQFKPPHTVVLIEDVAYLLSSITKESKFCDYHPDEKAVLFCSQHDSIICSLCVPQTHQNCDPIIPIDRASRGVKSSTSLQDIERRIKQLNEEMSRISFELKNSCTILFDKEVEIKSIIKDFRKKVNEYFDKIEKELIEEMDKICNHCRTIMGQQISKLEAECAELTGYSDFISDLKETGSEIDLFQTIKMLDRKTHEQEIHIQERATVYTFEFLPLEKLIEFNTTIPSFGSIQCTNKPLAIPSISQTDQQGQCLAHPDDHNIQMISTFNMDKLPGENLLVSESHFLPGGKIILSFMNKKCVIVCETDGSGLDKLELEYEPQRIAVFDRKGVVTLNEKGVAFISLKPLKSGQEILRGSFYAISCSKELICVSSHRKLTLVNIDGQIIREMKVNFDPRDIFLCEDRHIYCSLAIRPEINVIDPDGKSRSIHRDKYLLNAIGMVVNDNGDVFSCSSKYNCVFKMCQDGQDGSKSTVILNVANDVSNITGFDFCIESKDILVISNHGKSVSVFKKRRT; encoded by the coding sequence ATGACAGAGACCAGTCATTGTGCTAACTGTATGAGATTTGAAAAGAAATCTAATGCAAAAAAATGGTGTCAAAACTGTTCAGTAAAGATTTGCTTAGCGTGTGCAAGAGTTCATCGCCAGTTCAAACCTCCACATACAGTTGTACTCATAGAAGACGTTGCTTATCTTCTTTCCTCTATCACAAAAGAATCAAAATTCTGCGATTATCATCCAGATGAAAAAGCTGTTTTATTTTGTAGTCAGCACGATTCAATAATATGCAGTCTATGTGTACCGCAGACGCACCAAAACTGCGATCCTATTATACCGATTGATAGAGCATCAAGGGGAGTTAAGTCTTCAACATCATTACAGGACATAGAGAGAAGAATCAAACAACTTAATGAAGAAATGTCGAGAATTTCATTTGAATTGAAAAATTCGTGCACTATTTTATTCGACAAAGAAGTAGAAATCAAATCAATTATTAAAGATTTCCGAAAAAAGGTTAATGAATATTtcgataaaattgaaaaagaacttATTGAAGAAATGGATAAAATATGTAATCATTGTCGAACAATTATGGGTCAACAGATATCAAAACTAGAAGCAGAATGTGCAGAATTAACCGGTTACAGTGATTTTATTTCAGATCTGAAAGAAACAGGATCTGAAATTGATTTGTTCCAGACGATTAAGATGCTAGACAGAAAAACCCATGAGCAAGAAATACATATTCAAGAGCGAGCGACAGTCTATACATTCGAATTTTTGCCGCTTGAAAAACTTATCGAATTTAACACAACTATTCCATCATTTGGGAGTATACAGTGTACAAACAAACCATTAGCTATACCGTCCATTAGTCAAACTGACCAACAAGGTCAATGTCTTGCTCATCCCGATGACCATAACATCCAAAtgatttcaacatttaacatGGATAAATTACCGGGTGAAAATTTATTAGTTTCAGAGTCACATTTTTTACCAGGTGGGAAAATCATTCTaagttttatgaataaaaaatgtgTTATCGTTTGTGAAACTGACGGGTCTGGTTTAGACAAATTAGAATTAGAGTATGAACCTCAAAGAATAGCTGTGTTCGATAGAAAAGGGGTTGTTACTTTAAATGAAAAAGGTGTAGCTTTTATTTCACTAAAACCACTTAAATCGGGCCAAGAAATCTTACGAGGCAGTTTCTATGCAATATCGTGCTCAAAAGAACTTATTTGTGTAAGTAGCCACCGCAAGTTAACATTAGTTAATATAGATGGCCAAATCATCCGAGAAATGAAAGTAAATTTCGATCCAAGGGACATCTTCTTATGCGAAGACCGACATATTTACTGCTCACTTGCTATACGACCTGAAATTAACGTTATAGATCCGGACGGAAAATCTAGATCCATCCATCGTGATAAATATCTGTTGAATGCAATAGGCATGGTTGTCAATGATAATGGTGACGTATTTTCATGTAGCAGTAAATACAATTGTGTCTTTAAGATGTGTCAAGACGGACAAGATGGAAGTAAAAGTACTGTGATATTGAATGTTGCAAATGACGTTTCTAATATTACTGGATTTGATTTTTGCATTGAATCGAAAGACATCTTAGTCATAAGTAATCATGGCAAATCTGTTAGTGTTTTTAAAAAGCGGCGAACGTAG